A single region of the Sorghum bicolor cultivar BTx623 chromosome 7, Sorghum_bicolor_NCBIv3, whole genome shotgun sequence genome encodes:
- the LOC8077879 gene encoding uncharacterized protein LOC8077879, with the protein MLPRRQSIFHLGEEGGASAVHHRVNVVGASSSSMAMGGRRARERERERLVVGLQILVHHHHHHHGRHAHAHAANVVLKQMVRPRAVAVATAGSRHGHGGHAFSCSFLKACFLCKRELSPDKDVYMYRGDQGFCSEECRWQQILVDEREAATATSKQELQRRGQAAGQARHYSPHPTPIRGRPPPRKTLAVA; encoded by the exons ATGCTGCCAAGAAGGCAGAGCATCTTTCACCTCGGGGAGGAGGGTGGCGCCTCCGCCGTGCACCACCGCGTCAACGTCGTcggcgcgtcgtcgtcgtccatggCCATGGGCGGCCGGCGCGCGCGCGAGCGCGAGCGTGAGCGCCTCGTCGTGGGGCTCCAGATCCTggtgcaccaccaccaccaccaccacggccGGCACGCCCACGCGCACGCGGCGAACGTAGTCCTGAAGCAGATGGTGAGGCCgcgcgccgtcgccgtcgccaccGCTGGGTCGCGCCACGGCCACGGCGGCCACGCCTTCTCCTGCAGCTTCCTCAAGGCCTGCTTCCTCTGCAAGCGGGAGCTCAGCCCTGACAAGGACGTGTATATGTATag AGGCGACCAGGGGTTCTGCAGCGAGGAGTGCCGGTGGCAGCAGATCCTGGTGGACGAGCGggaggcggcgacggcgacgagcaAGCAGGAGCTGCAGCGGCGAGGGCAGGCGGCGGGGCAGGCCCGCCACTACAGCCCCCACCCCACGCCCATCCGGGGCAGGCCGCCGCCGAGGAAGACACTTGCCGTAGCCTAG
- the LOC8077880 gene encoding late embryogenis abundant protein 2, translated as MMMAARALLLSSRLAGLYEQEAVNCGGRRAFSAAATAVARKEPVEAAGKARPAAAADKAAAKMEEESFWMRDPKTGYWMPEKHLYDVDAADLRARLLFSKKD; from the coding sequence ATGATGATGGCAGCGCGCGCTCTTTTGTTGTCATCCCGTCTCGCCGGCCTTTACGAGCAGGAGGCGGTGAACTGCGGCGGCCGCCGGGCGTTCAGCGCCGCGGCGACGGCGGTGGCGCGGAAAGAGCCTGTCGAAGCGGCCGGCAAAGCGAggccggcggcagcggcggataAGGCGGCGGCAAAGATGGAGGAGGAGTCCTTCTGGATGAGGGACCCCAAGACGGGCTACTGGATGCCGGAGAAGCACCTGTACGACGTCGACGCAGCCGACCTCCGGGCGCGGCTGCTCTTCTCCAAGAAAGATTAA
- the LOC8077881 gene encoding AT-rich interactive domain-containing protein 4, with protein sequence MPQVQNTGRNCTLLAVLCGEIAEKRQTPAPLAPDTKRVRMSYPFPELASSGRLEVHTLINPTLEQFREAQQAVHPVFLYLQGQQQENEKEIGTLVWGDTDLSDPQMFVSLITPPFPTMVYLEVPIGEKLAQSLHSKGIPYVVYWRNSFSSYTASHFRHALMSVIESSCSHTWDAFQLAHASFRLYCVRNNYVQSVKLGPCLLGDAPKINVIPAGNEVNKEEGCSEGFPPIRIYDEDVNMKFLVCGAPCTLDACLLGALEDGLTALLNIEIRASKLQSRSSAPPPLQAENLPHGVVTMRCDISTCSSAHVSFLVSASAQTCFDDKLLESRIKNEIIEKRQLVRALSNTEDNKPSYEPLPSMCVACGASTFEVWITLPKWAAQVLKQLAPEICYRSLVALGIAWVNGTPVSSFDRQDADRLLFFCSNQCKDKAIQNVSYAHLSSWSASLTKDRTTGSIESKQMSFGAKGVGGDNKMSLSSLKPRLKPATMRPIPHSRKQQMHPFMGFAQSIHDASPVKPSLPAPPVKDNTVPVIKVTQRKSSSGSPSSSSRVQPSIPLNPLPMKKHECNRLPINICSEEDFLKDVMQFLLQRGHDRLVPQGGPAEFPDAVLNSKRLDLYNLYKEVVYRGGFHVGNGINWKGQVFSKMRNHTVTNKMTGVGNTLKRHYETYLLEYELAHDDIEVECCLICHSSDLGDWVNCGVCGEWAHLGCDRRQGLGNFKDYSKTGGLEYICPHCSHAKSPLPVQVGNDS encoded by the exons ATGCCTCAAGTCCAGAACACCGGGCGAAACTGCACACTCCTAGCTGTTCTTTGTGGGGAGATTGCCGAGAAGCGGCAGACGCCAGCTCCCCTGGCACCAGACACAAAGCGAGTGCGGATGTCATACCCCTTCCCGGAGCTCGCTTCGTCTGGGAGATTGGAG GTGCACACACTAATCAATCCCACTTTGGAGCAATTTAGAGAGGCACAGCAGGCGGTGCATCCTGTCTTCTTGTATCTTCAAGGGCAGCAGCAAGAGAATGAGAAGGAGATTGGGACACTTGTCTGGGGCGATACCGATTTATCTGACCCGCAGATGTTTGTTTCACTCATCACCCCACCATTTCCGACCATG GTTTATTTGGAGGTTCCCATTGGCGAAAAGCTTGCGCAGTCACTTCATTCAAAG GGGATACCATATGTGGTATATTGGAGGAATTCATTTTCGTCTTATACAGCATCTCATTTTCGTCATGCGTTAATGTCAGTCATTGAGAG TTCCTGCAGCCATACATGGGATGCATTTCAACTTGCACATGCCTCCTTTCGACTATACTGTGTAAGAAATAATTATGTGCAAAGTGTTAAGCTTGGCCCCTGCCTACTAGGGGATGCCCCAAAAATAAATGTCATCCCTGCTGGGAATGAAGTGAACAAGGAAGAAGGCTGCTCTGAAGGTTTTCCACCTATAAGAATCTATGATGAAGATGTGAACATGAAATTTCTTGTCTGTGGAGCACCATGCACCCTG GATGCATGTTTGTTGGGCGCACTAGAAGATGGTTTGACTGCGCTGTTGAATATTGAG ATTCGTGCGAGTAAACTTCAGAGCCGATCCAG TGCTCCTCCACCTCTTCAAGCTGAAAATCTTCCACATGGAGTTGTTACAATGCGCTGCGATATCTCAACTTGCAGTTCTGCACACGTGTCATTTCTTGTTTCTGCCAGTGCCCAAACTTGTTTTGATGATAAG CTTCTAGAGAGCCGTATCAAGAATGAAATTATTGAGAAGAGGCAGTTAGTTCGTGCTCTATCGAATACTGAGGATAACAAGCCATCATATGAACCTTTGCCTTCCATGTGTGTGGCTTGTGGAGCTTCTACTTTTGAAGTCTGGATAACCCTGCCTAAATGGGCAGCACag GTCTTGAAACAGCTTGCGCCAGAAATCTGTTACAGAAGCTTGGTTGCACTTGGAATTGCTTGGGTAAATGGTACACCAGTGTCCTCATTTGATAGGCAGGATGCTGATCGGCTGCTTTTCTTTTGCTCTAACCAGTGCAAAGATAAAGCTATTCAAAATGTCTCATATGCCCATCTATCAAGCTGGTCAGCATCCCTTACTAAGGATAGAACTACTGGAAGCATCGAGTCAAAACAGATGTCATTTGGTGCCAAAGGAGTTGGAGGGGATAATAAGATGTCCCTATCATCATTGAAACCAAGGTTAAAGCCTGCAACAATGAGACCCATTCCCCACTCTCGCAAGCAACAAATGCATCCCTTTATGGGGTTTGCTCAGTCCATCCATGATGCTAGTCCAGTTAAGCCTAGCTTACCAGCCCCTCCTGTAAAGGACAATACAGTACCTGTTATCAAAGTGACTCAAAGAAAATCATCATCCGGGTCACCATCATCCTCATCACGTGTTCAGCCATCAATCCCATTGAATCCTCTGCCAATGAAGAAGCATGAGTGcaatcggttgcctatcaacaTTTGCTCTGAA GAAGACTTCTTGAAAGATGTCATGCAGTTCCTACTTCAAAGGGGCCATGACCGACTTGTACCTCAGGGAGGACCGGCAGAATTTCCTGATGCAGTGTTAAATTCAAAGCGTCTtgatttatataatttatacaAAGAG GTGGTATACCGAGGTGGCTTTCATGTAGGCAATGGCATAAATTGGAAAGGTCaagtcttttcaaagatgcgcAACCATACAGTTACAAACAAAATGACG GGTGTTGGGAACACCCTAAAAAGGCATTATGAGACATACTTGCTGGAATATGAACTTGCACATGACGATATTGAAGTGGAATGTTGCTTGATCTGCCACAG TAGTGATCTGGGTGATTGGGTGAACTGTGGAGTATGTGGAGAATGGGCCCACCTTGGCTGTGATAGACGGCAAGGGCTAGGCAATTTCAAG GACTACTCAAAGACAGGCGGGCTGGAATACATTTGTCCCCACTGTAGCCATGCGAAGTCACCATTGCCTGTACAAGTAGGCAATGACTCATAG
- the LOC8080635 gene encoding probable E3 ubiquitin-protein ligase RNF217, with the protein MAAGSSSSSTALVGIVDDFYFSVLAHGRNDAGAAGDDELFPISDEKYATELQLQEVMMSSAIAATARSRVAPPRSSTAATSDNAAAAAASGHGKGKCAYTSSSSSSSRPSIAVAATLVFCKICMDVVPPSDAHRASRGCAHAFCGGCLAGYVGAKIQDRIADVRCPEERCGGVLDPELCQGILPREVFERWGAALCESMLLGAKRTYCPFKDCSAMMLADDDGSDDVAEAECPSCRRLFCARCNVAPWHAGATCTEYRKLRKGDRGIEDTMLLEMAKGEKWKRCPKCEFFVEKRDGCLHITCRCGFQFCYGCGKRWGITHSRCTTA; encoded by the exons ATGGCAGCCGGATCTTCCAGTTCCAGCACCGCCCTCGTCGGCATCGTTGACGACTTCTACTTCTCCGTCCTCGCTCACGGGCGAAACGACGCTGGCGCCGCCGGGGACGACGAGCTCTTCCCGATATCCGACGAGAAGTACGCCACGGAGCTCCAGCTACAGGAGGTGATGATGTCCTCCGCCATCGCGGCCACGGCGCGCTCCCGGGTCGCTCCACCTCGCAGCAGCACAGCTGCCACTAGCgacaacgccgccgccgccgccgcgtcgggTCACGGCAAAGGTAAGTGCGCCTacacctcgtcgtcgtcgtcgtcgtcccggCCGTCCATCGCCGTCGCCGCGACGCTCGTGTTCTGCAAGATCTGCATGGACGTGGTGCCGCCCTCCGACGCGCACCGCGCCAGCCGGGGCTGCGCACACGCCTTCTGCGGCGGCTGCCTCGCGGGCTACGTGGGCGCCAAGATCCAGGACAGGATCGCCGACGTCAGGTGCCCCGAGGAGCGGTGCGGCGGCGTGCTGGACCCGGAGCTCTGCCAGGGCATCCTGCCCCGCGAGGTCTTCGAGCGGTGGGGCGCCGCGCTGTGCGAGTCCATGCTGCTGGGGGCCAAGAGGACCTACTGCCCCTTCAAGGATTGCTCGGCGATGATGCTGGCGGACGACGACGGCAGCGACGACGTCGCCGAGGCGGAGTGCCCGAGCTGCAGGCGGCTCTTCTGTGCGAGGTGCAACGTGGCGCCGTGGCACGCCGGCGCTACCTGCACCGAGTACAGGAAGCTCCGGAAGGGGGACAGGGGCATCGAGGACACCATGCTGCTTGAGATGGCCAAGGGGGAGAAGTGGAAGCGGTGCCCCAAGTGCGAGTTCTTCGTGGAGAAGCGTGATGGTTGCCTTCACATTACTTGCAG GTGTGGCTTTCAGTTTTGCTATGGATGTGGCAAGAGGTGGGGGATTACTCATTCTCGTTGCACTACAGCGTGA